One Parasphingorhabdus cellanae genomic region harbors:
- a CDS encoding TonB-dependent receptor plug domain-containing protein, protein MMRKSILRNRCALGALTLAMAMTPGLVHAQDVQDDDDAENIIVVTGSYIRGTPEDAAVPVDVYTSADLAQNGVSSPLEFIKDLPEVGSVLGDSNQFSADAQANQGFGSVNLRNLGPTRTLVLFNGRRTLTAPGAVGGGFGDTNSIPLFALDRVEILKDGAAATYGSDAIAGVANFVTKTGFEGVELQGDYDFIKGSDGNYTASILVGQNFGDLNIMAGFGWQHRSELESTDRSYGFQPYNVNPAAWSALATPGTFIVPGTGLVRDQGCNELGGVEDTSGPNGTGASLCRFSFIPNDNLVEEEDRYQGYIQADIDLSDTFRFHGEFTYAQTDLDRIGTSPGYPPLQGPGGARLGGGFSISPDNPGIPAFETQNGLGATPGPIGVLLWRPFGFLGNPTDPGRGSGRQTANNKAFRLSGTLEKDFSETLRGQLSVTWANYERRRSSPGIVGSRLQDALNGLGGADCDPATGTPGVGGCQWFNPFVNAGPENPALGLTNPFYVPGSENSTDLIEFLQIDNGVEETEDTLVVDLIFTGELGIDLGGGNIGWAAGAQYRQLDFLSRPLRAESNLDLNPCVILGDQSCIGGGLDGAGSFIFLGGTRPERLDQDIKAIFAEVAVPITDTLEITAAARFEDYGGSIGSTFNPKGAIRWEPTDWLVLRGSVGTTFRGPLAAQVSNNAVTSLAAIGAANGNFKAVDIAGNPTDLGPEKAFSYNIGAVVDFSGFTFSVDYWSFDFKDEITRTDAQAIANSVISLSIPDPANPANTILVADCSNPFAGLITFDGGSCVQNTTLGTNISRILTQWVNGPKTKTSGLDFAASYTTDIGPGVYTIGVNASHILEYDIGDFNLNGNLLREGFSAVGLANLDRAPGTISPWRANAYINYNVAGLNLRYGATYIAGVVDERCPALPDPCATTNFGDTNFGRNISNYTQHDFHAAYELPIDAFDAQLQFSIENFTNEEASAARLPLGYNPFIGNPLGRVFRLGAKVGF, encoded by the coding sequence ATGATGAGGAAATCCATTTTACGCAACAGGTGCGCCTTGGGCGCGCTGACACTGGCCATGGCTATGACCCCCGGGCTGGTTCATGCGCAGGATGTGCAGGATGACGATGACGCAGAGAATATCATCGTTGTTACAGGTTCCTACATTCGCGGTACGCCCGAAGATGCTGCGGTTCCCGTTGATGTTTATACCAGCGCTGATCTCGCACAAAATGGCGTGTCTTCACCGCTGGAGTTTATCAAAGACTTGCCTGAAGTCGGCAGCGTTCTTGGTGATTCCAACCAGTTTTCTGCGGACGCACAGGCCAATCAGGGCTTTGGTTCGGTAAACCTTCGTAACCTTGGGCCAACGCGAACATTGGTATTATTTAACGGTCGACGGACGCTGACGGCACCGGGCGCCGTTGGTGGCGGTTTCGGGGATACGAACTCTATTCCCCTTTTCGCACTTGACCGTGTTGAAATTCTGAAAGATGGCGCAGCGGCTACCTATGGTTCTGATGCCATCGCTGGTGTGGCCAACTTTGTGACCAAAACCGGTTTTGAGGGCGTGGAGTTGCAAGGCGACTATGACTTCATCAAAGGGTCTGATGGCAACTATACCGCCTCTATATTGGTCGGACAGAATTTCGGTGATCTGAATATCATGGCCGGCTTTGGCTGGCAGCATCGTTCCGAACTGGAATCGACCGATCGTTCCTATGGTTTTCAGCCTTACAACGTAAACCCAGCGGCGTGGTCTGCCTTGGCAACGCCTGGTACATTCATTGTTCCGGGGACAGGCTTGGTTAGAGATCAAGGTTGTAATGAACTGGGCGGAGTGGAAGATACTTCGGGACCAAATGGCACCGGCGCATCCCTTTGTCGTTTCAGTTTTATACCGAACGATAACCTGGTGGAGGAAGAAGATCGCTATCAGGGCTATATTCAAGCTGATATTGATCTATCAGATACATTCCGGTTCCATGGTGAATTTACTTACGCGCAAACCGATCTTGATCGCATCGGAACCTCACCGGGTTACCCACCGTTGCAAGGTCCGGGGGGAGCTCGGCTCGGTGGCGGTTTCTCCATTTCTCCTGACAACCCAGGCATACCCGCATTTGAGACTCAGAATGGGCTAGGAGCAACTCCGGGACCTATCGGTGTTCTCTTGTGGCGTCCCTTTGGTTTTCTTGGCAATCCGACAGATCCCGGCAGGGGTTCTGGACGGCAGACAGCCAATAACAAAGCTTTTCGTCTGTCCGGTACGCTGGAGAAAGATTTTTCCGAGACGTTGCGCGGCCAATTATCTGTGACCTGGGCCAACTATGAACGGCGCCGCAGTTCCCCAGGGATTGTTGGTTCTCGATTGCAGGACGCACTTAATGGTTTAGGCGGTGCTGACTGTGATCCAGCCACCGGTACACCGGGCGTTGGCGGATGTCAGTGGTTTAATCCTTTTGTAAATGCTGGCCCCGAAAACCCTGCATTGGGATTAACGAACCCTTTCTATGTTCCGGGAAGCGAGAATTCGACCGATCTGATCGAATTCCTCCAGATTGATAACGGGGTGGAGGAAACCGAAGATACATTGGTAGTAGACCTTATTTTTACCGGTGAGCTAGGCATCGATCTTGGCGGTGGCAACATAGGTTGGGCTGCCGGCGCACAATATCGCCAGCTTGATTTTCTCTCTCGCCCTCTACGGGCCGAGTCCAATCTCGACCTTAACCCTTGTGTGATATTGGGTGACCAAAGCTGTATTGGCGGCGGTCTTGATGGCGCTGGTTCGTTTATCTTCCTTGGGGGAACGCGTCCCGAACGTTTGGATCAAGACATTAAAGCCATTTTTGCCGAAGTTGCCGTTCCGATTACCGATACATTGGAAATTACCGCGGCAGCCCGTTTTGAAGATTATGGCGGGTCCATTGGATCAACATTTAATCCTAAAGGCGCCATTCGTTGGGAGCCAACCGATTGGCTGGTGTTGCGAGGATCGGTGGGTACTACCTTCCGCGGTCCGTTGGCGGCACAGGTTTCGAACAATGCTGTGACTTCACTCGCGGCGATTGGTGCCGCGAACGGAAACTTTAAAGCAGTTGATATTGCCGGTAACCCAACGGATCTAGGGCCGGAAAAAGCGTTCAGCTATAACATTGGCGCGGTTGTTGACTTTAGCGGCTTTACTTTCTCAGTTGATTATTGGAGTTTCGATTTCAAGGACGAAATCACAAGAACCGATGCACAAGCGATTGCCAATAGTGTTATATCGTTGAGTATTCCTGACCCAGCGAATCCTGCAAATACCATCCTAGTAGCGGATTGTTCAAACCCATTTGCTGGATTGATCACATTCGATGGCGGTTCGTGTGTTCAAAACACCACATTGGGTACGAACATCTCTAGGATCCTCACGCAATGGGTCAACGGTCCGAAAACCAAAACCTCTGGTTTAGATTTCGCCGCTAGCTACACCACCGATATAGGGCCGGGCGTTTATACTATTGGCGTCAATGCCAGCCATATTTTGGAATATGATATTGGCGACTTCAATTTGAATGGAAACCTGTTGCGAGAAGGCTTCAGCGCTGTGGGACTGGCCAATCTGGACAGGGCGCCAGGCACCATCTCGCCATGGCGGGCCAATGCCTATATCAACTATAATGTTGCTGGCCTGAACCTGCGTTATGGAGCGACTTATATCGCGGGCGTTGTCGACGAGCGATGCCCTGCATTACCGGATCCATGTGCCACTACCAATTTCGGCGACACCAATTTTGGTCGGAATATCTCGAACTATACGCAGCACGACTTCCATGCCGCTTACGAGCTTCCGATTGATGCATTTGACGCGCAGCTACAATTCTCGATTGAAAACTTTACTAACGAAGAAGCATCGGCGGCGCGTTTGCCACTAGGTTATAACCCGTTTATTGGTAATCCATTGGGCCGCGTCTTCCGCCTTGGCGCAAAAGTTGGCTTTTAG
- a CDS encoding DNA recombination protein RmuC: protein MDVVFVLFIAIITLVIGLFAGWFMGGRTAAAATKAAEDTTASLRTMLDGVQEERDTARSERDAIRDDRDQARQSLASLEADARNHEKQLQQLVEAKESLSAQFSEVGAKMLETAQRQFLERADQRFDQANEKGGEKIAKLLQPVHQRLATYEESIKKIEKERTESYAGITATIEQVRQGQDRVQQEAARLVNSLRNAPKSRGRWGEQQLKNVLETCGLSEHTDFVTEQSIDTDEGRLRPDAVISVPGGRKLVIDAKVSLNDYQDAFEAEDDDARSFAMARHCNSMKAHIDGLSKKAYWDQFEDAPDYVIMFVPGEHFLSAALEHEPTLWDHAFEKKVLLATPTNLVAIARTVAGVWRQEKMAAEAKQIGQLGKEMYDRLAVAGEHLKRMGSGLGSAVGNYNKFVGSFERNVMATGRKFAELNVETGKKELEPVAEVEALPRYSNEVEASLIEDDREIKDEAAE from the coding sequence TTGGACGTTGTTTTTGTTCTCTTTATTGCAATCATTACGCTTGTAATCGGTCTCTTTGCGGGCTGGTTCATGGGTGGCCGAACAGCGGCGGCGGCAACGAAGGCGGCAGAGGATACCACTGCCTCGCTGCGAACCATGCTCGACGGTGTGCAGGAAGAGCGCGATACCGCACGTTCCGAACGCGATGCCATTCGCGACGACCGGGATCAGGCCCGGCAATCGCTTGCATCACTAGAGGCGGACGCGCGTAATCATGAGAAACAATTGCAGCAATTGGTCGAAGCGAAAGAATCGCTCTCCGCGCAATTTTCGGAAGTTGGCGCGAAGATGCTCGAAACCGCGCAGCGCCAGTTTCTGGAGCGCGCCGATCAGCGTTTTGACCAAGCCAATGAAAAAGGCGGAGAGAAAATTGCAAAGCTTCTCCAGCCCGTGCATCAAAGGCTTGCGACTTATGAGGAATCCATCAAGAAGATCGAGAAAGAGCGTACTGAATCCTATGCCGGAATTACGGCAACCATAGAACAGGTTCGGCAAGGACAGGACCGGGTGCAGCAGGAGGCAGCACGCCTCGTCAACAGCTTGCGCAACGCGCCCAAATCACGCGGGCGCTGGGGCGAGCAGCAGCTTAAAAACGTGCTCGAAACCTGCGGTCTGTCGGAACATACGGATTTCGTAACGGAACAGAGTATTGATACTGATGAAGGGCGCCTGCGTCCCGATGCCGTGATCAGTGTGCCAGGCGGCCGCAAGCTGGTGATCGATGCAAAAGTCTCGCTGAATGACTATCAGGACGCGTTTGAAGCTGAGGATGACGACGCCCGCAGCTTTGCGATGGCGCGGCATTGCAATTCGATGAAAGCCCATATCGATGGTCTGTCCAAAAAGGCTTATTGGGACCAGTTTGAAGATGCGCCCGATTATGTGATCATGTTCGTGCCTGGCGAACATTTTCTGTCCGCTGCCCTGGAACATGAACCGACGCTTTGGGATCATGCTTTCGAGAAAAAGGTCCTGCTCGCCACGCCAACCAATCTCGTCGCGATAGCACGCACAGTGGCCGGTGTCTGGCGACAGGAGAAAATGGCCGCAGAGGCCAAGCAGATCGGTCAATTGGGCAAGGAAATGTATGACCGGCTTGCCGTTGCCGGAGAGCATCTGAAGCGCATGGGGTCAGGCCTTGGCAGCGCGGTCGGTAATTATAACAAATTTGTCGGCAGCTTTGAGCGCAACGTCATGGCAACGGGCCGCAAATTTGCCGAACTCAACGTCGAGACCGGCAAGAAAGAACTGGAGCCTGTTGCAGAAGTCGAAGCATTGCCGCGCTATTCCAATGAAGTGGAGGCATCGCTGATCGAAGATGATCGTGAAATAAAAGACGAAGCGGCCGAATAG
- a CDS encoding XrtA/PEP-CTERM system amidotransferase codes for MCGIAGIFHLETAKPVEPARLRKMTDSLSHRGPDGSGIWTAPGVGLGHRRLSIIDLEGGAQPMLTADEAQVISYNGEIYNFQDVRVELESLGHQFATSSDTEVILYAWRQWGVDCLKRLNGMFAFAIFDQRTKQLFLARDRLGVKPLFYAPVSDGSILFGSELKALLANPLLRREPELRAVDDYLAFGYVPDHISLLKGVKKLPAGHYLLLEQGKPEPAPIQYWDMDFSQRNKASASALEDELVALMKDAVSARMIADVPLGAFLSGGVDSSAVVALMSEKSRQPVKTCSIGFDQASLDETSYAKQIAERFKTDHRARTVAADDFGLIDRLADHFDEPFADGSALPTYRVAELARENVTVALSGDGADEALAGYRRHVFHHAEERVRGLIPESFRGPALGWLGKVYPKADWAPRPLRAKSTLLSLARSGPEGYAEAVGVTTPAGRHAIYSDAMAKQLDGYRGEARMIDLMERAPARNGLDQAQYADMKMWLPGDILTKVDRTSMAVGLEAREPLLDYKLMEFAAKLPTNLRVRRGTGKYLMKKAMERYLPHDILYRPKMGFVTPIAQWLRGPLADEARAISGAGALARMGWFDQQALSKVADDHIAGKADNSRLLWQLLMLDKSLQRLFSL; via the coding sequence ATGTGCGGCATTGCGGGAATATTTCATCTGGAAACGGCCAAGCCGGTGGAGCCCGCGCGGCTGCGCAAGATGACCGATAGCTTGTCGCATCGCGGGCCTGACGGTTCCGGTATCTGGACGGCACCTGGTGTCGGTCTCGGCCATCGCCGGCTGTCGATCATCGATCTGGAAGGCGGCGCGCAGCCCATGTTGACCGCTGATGAAGCGCAGGTAATCAGCTATAATGGCGAGATTTACAATTTTCAGGATGTCCGGGTAGAACTGGAATCGCTTGGGCATCAGTTCGCCACTAGCAGTGATACCGAGGTTATCCTCTATGCATGGCGGCAATGGGGAGTCGATTGCCTGAAGCGGCTCAACGGTATGTTCGCCTTTGCGATATTCGATCAGCGGACCAAGCAGCTGTTCTTGGCGCGTGACAGACTGGGTGTGAAACCGCTCTTTTACGCGCCTGTATCGGACGGGAGCATATTGTTTGGCTCGGAATTGAAAGCGTTGCTCGCGAACCCCTTGTTGCGGAGAGAGCCAGAATTGCGCGCGGTCGATGATTATCTGGCCTTTGGATATGTGCCGGATCATATCTCGCTGTTGAAAGGCGTCAAGAAACTGCCCGCCGGCCATTATTTGCTTCTTGAACAGGGCAAGCCGGAACCTGCACCGATCCAATATTGGGATATGGATTTTAGCCAGCGGAACAAAGCATCTGCTTCGGCGCTGGAGGATGAATTGGTTGCGTTGATGAAAGACGCGGTCAGTGCACGCATGATTGCCGACGTACCCTTGGGAGCGTTCCTGTCCGGCGGCGTCGATAGCAGTGCGGTCGTCGCTTTGATGTCGGAAAAAAGCCGCCAGCCGGTCAAGACATGCTCCATCGGCTTTGATCAAGCCTCGCTGGATGAAACCAGCTATGCCAAACAGATCGCAGAACGGTTCAAAACCGATCACCGCGCGCGGACCGTGGCGGCAGATGATTTCGGCCTGATCGATAGGCTGGCCGACCATTTTGATGAACCTTTTGCCGATGGCTCTGCGCTGCCGACCTATCGTGTGGCCGAGCTGGCGCGGGAGAATGTAACGGTGGCACTTTCTGGCGATGGCGCGGATGAAGCGCTGGCCGGTTATCGCCGTCATGTTTTTCATCATGCCGAAGAACGGGTGAGGGGCCTGATTCCCGAGTCTTTTCGAGGACCGGCATTGGGTTGGCTCGGCAAGGTCTATCCCAAGGCCGATTGGGCACCGAGACCACTCCGCGCCAAATCGACCTTGCTGTCGCTCGCCCGCTCCGGACCAGAAGGCTATGCCGAAGCGGTTGGGGTGACGACGCCAGCGGGCCGCCATGCGATTTATTCCGATGCTATGGCTAAGCAATTGGATGGCTATCGGGGCGAGGCCCGGATGATCGACCTGATGGAGCGTGCACCAGCGCGCAATGGTCTCGATCAGGCGCAATATGCCGACATGAAAATGTGGCTGCCCGGCGATATCCTGACCAAGGTTGATCGGACCAGCATGGCGGTGGGCCTGGAAGCGAGGGAGCCATTGCTGGACTATAAGCTCATGGAATTTGCCGCGAAATTGCCGACCAACTTGCGGGTGCGTCGGGGGACCGGCAAATATCTGATGAAAAAGGCGATGGAGCGTTATTTGCCGCACGATATCCTCTATCGCCCGAAAATGGGCTTTGTGACGCCGATTGCCCAGTGGTTGCGCGGGCCATTGGCGGATGAAGCGCGGGCAATTTCCGGTGCTGGAGCGCTGGCGCGCATGGGCTGGTTTGATCAACAGGCCCTAAGCAAAGTGGCCGATGATCATATCGCCGGAAAGGCGGATAACAGCCGTTTGCTCTGGCAATTGCTGATGCTCGATAAATCACTGCAACGTTTGTTCAGTCTTTAG
- the fmt gene encoding methionyl-tRNA formyltransferase, whose amino-acid sequence MRLAFMGTPEFAVPALRALHAAGHEIAAVYSQPPRRAGRGKKLTPSPVQQVAEELGLEVRVPVSLKNEEAQAEFAALGLDVAVVAAYGLILPQAILDAPKMGCLNIHGSLLPRWRGAAPVQRAILAGDEETGITIMQMEAGLDTGPMLLKSSTPVAEKTAGELTEELAQTGADLMVQYLASPKEYPPEAQDDALATYAKKITKEEARVNFDQPATTVLQQIRAFNPVPGAFFEFGGERYRIHQALSLPRHPSESGDLPEDTAEPGAADSSFRWNDKNFAPGAVISDKLLIKCGSGAIQPVTIQKAGKPKMALADFLNGTKIPVGTSLR is encoded by the coding sequence CTGCGCCTTGCCTTTATGGGGACACCGGAATTCGCGGTACCGGCCCTGCGCGCCTTACATGCGGCAGGGCATGAGATTGCTGCCGTCTATTCACAGCCGCCGCGCCGGGCCGGGCGGGGAAAGAAACTAACCCCCTCTCCTGTGCAGCAAGTCGCGGAGGAATTGGGGTTGGAGGTCCGCGTGCCGGTTTCCTTGAAGAACGAAGAGGCGCAAGCCGAATTTGCAGCGCTTGGCCTCGATGTCGCCGTTGTCGCCGCTTATGGCTTGATCCTGCCACAAGCGATATTGGATGCGCCGAAAATGGGGTGCCTGAACATTCATGGTTCGTTGCTGCCCCGATGGCGCGGTGCGGCGCCCGTGCAGCGCGCGATTTTAGCTGGCGATGAAGAAACTGGCATTACCATCATGCAGATGGAAGCGGGTTTGGACACCGGACCAATGCTGCTGAAATCCAGTACACCGGTTGCGGAAAAAACCGCAGGCGAATTGACTGAAGAGCTAGCGCAAACCGGGGCTGATCTGATGGTGCAATATCTCGCTTCTCCGAAAGAATATCCGCCAGAGGCCCAAGATGATGCCCTTGCCACCTATGCCAAGAAGATCACCAAGGAAGAAGCGCGTGTGAACTTTGATCAGCCTGCTACAACAGTGCTGCAGCAAATCCGCGCATTTAATCCTGTGCCGGGCGCATTTTTTGAATTTGGCGGTGAGCGATACAGAATCCACCAAGCCCTATCCCTTCCCCGTCATCCCAGCGAAAGCGGGGATCTCCCTGAGGATACTGCCGAACCTGGGGCTGCAGATTCCAGCTTTCGCTGGAATGACAAGAATTTTGCACCAGGGGCGGTGATATCAGATAAACTATTGATAAAATGCGGTTCTGGCGCGATTCAACCCGTCACTATCCAGAAAGCCGGAAAGCCAAAAATGGCTTTGGCTGATTTCCTCAACGGCACAAAAATCCCTGTGGGCACATCACTCCGATGA
- the recR gene encoding recombination mediator RecR, with protein sequence MASQEIENLVQALSKLPGLGPRSARRAVLYLLKRPETTMKPILAAMERVDANMVTCGICGNVDTQDPCQICNDPRRDEKSLCVVEDVSDLWALDKSRLFPGKFHVLGGRLSALDGVRPEDIAIDKLLNRVEQGGIDEVVLAMNATLEGQTTAHYIAERLENFPLRLSQLSHGIPVGGELDYLDEGTLAQALRSRRPISGD encoded by the coding sequence ATGGCATCGCAAGAAATCGAAAATCTGGTTCAGGCCCTGTCGAAGCTTCCGGGCCTCGGCCCGCGTTCGGCGCGCCGCGCGGTACTATATCTGCTCAAGCGGCCCGAGACGACCATGAAGCCGATATTGGCAGCGATGGAACGGGTGGATGCCAACATGGTAACCTGCGGGATTTGCGGCAATGTTGATACGCAGGATCCCTGCCAGATTTGCAATGACCCGCGGCGCGATGAAAAATCGCTCTGCGTAGTCGAGGATGTATCCGACCTGTGGGCACTGGACAAATCACGACTGTTTCCCGGCAAATTTCATGTGCTGGGCGGCAGGCTATCGGCGCTGGATGGTGTGCGGCCTGAGGATATCGCCATCGACAAGCTGCTCAACCGGGTGGAGCAAGGCGGCATTGATGAAGTCGTCCTTGCGATGAACGCAACGCTGGAAGGGCAGACAACCGCCCATTATATTGCGGAACGGCTTGAAAATTTCCCGCTGCGACTCAGTCAGTTATCCCATGGAATACCGGTCGGCGGAGAACTGGATTATCTCGACGAAGGGACTTTGGCGCAGGCGCTGCGGTCGCGGCGGCCGATTAGCGGGGACTAA
- the def gene encoding peptide deformylase: MAILPILEVPDPRLKTVSEPVTVFDDELKTLIADMFETMYDAPGIGLAAIQVGVPKRILVIDLQEPVEHDHEHGEHCDHDHEVVRDPKVFINPEILDPSNDLNVYSEGCLSVPEQYADVERPATITARWQDVDGKQYEEKMDGLLATCLQHEMDHLEGILFIDHLSRLKRQMVLKKLAKHRKEAA; this comes from the coding sequence ATGGCTATATTACCAATCCTTGAAGTTCCTGACCCGCGTCTGAAAACTGTTTCAGAGCCAGTCACAGTGTTTGATGACGAGTTGAAAACCCTCATCGCGGACATGTTTGAAACCATGTATGATGCGCCGGGTATCGGTCTTGCCGCCATTCAGGTGGGTGTGCCGAAACGGATTTTGGTGATCGACCTGCAAGAACCGGTGGAGCATGATCATGAACATGGCGAGCATTGTGACCATGATCATGAGGTTGTTCGTGATCCCAAGGTGTTCATTAATCCGGAAATTCTTGATCCGTCAAACGATTTGAATGTCTATAGCGAAGGCTGCCTTTCGGTGCCGGAACAATATGCCGATGTTGAACGCCCCGCCACGATAACTGCACGCTGGCAGGATGTAGACGGCAAACAATATGAAGAAAAGATGGATGGATTGCTTGCGACCTGTTTGCAGCACGAAATGGATCATCTTGAGGGCATATTGTTTATCGACCATCTGTCCCGCCTGAAACGCCAGATGGTGCTGAAGAAGCTTGCGAAACACCGCAAGGAAGCGGCTTAA
- a CDS encoding TrmH family RNA methyltransferase translates to MSSPERRQITGFSNPTIKRLKSLREKKHRKREGHFLAEGLRILTEALDAGKTPKLLVVIEDTDLHPLAEKIEAATFAAGGEVIETSEAIIAKLSGKSNPQSIIGIYEDHPTALADIDRNASDIWLVAQALRDPGNLGTILRTGDAVGAGGLILIDDCVDPFSVEAVRASMGAIFTQHVAQAPWPDFIDWLRSGTGQLVGTSLNTDKDYQAVRYEAPTFLLIGNEAQGLPQDYEAACDVLVKMPMMGKADSLNAAVASAVMAYEVLNQRRK, encoded by the coding sequence GTGTCATCGCCCGAAAGACGCCAGATTACCGGTTTTTCCAACCCGACAATCAAGCGATTAAAAAGCCTGCGGGAAAAGAAGCATCGCAAGCGTGAAGGTCATTTTCTTGCCGAGGGTTTGCGCATCCTGACAGAAGCACTCGATGCCGGGAAGACGCCGAAGTTGCTCGTTGTCATTGAGGATACGGACCTTCACCCGCTGGCCGAGAAGATAGAAGCGGCGACTTTTGCGGCTGGCGGCGAGGTCATTGAAACCAGCGAAGCCATTATCGCCAAGCTGTCGGGCAAATCCAATCCGCAATCGATCATTGGGATTTATGAAGACCACCCCACGGCACTTGCTGATATTGACCGCAATGCGTCCGATATTTGGCTGGTGGCGCAAGCGCTACGAGATCCCGGGAACCTTGGGACGATATTGCGCACCGGTGATGCTGTCGGTGCTGGCGGCCTGATTTTGATCGATGATTGTGTCGATCCCTTTTCTGTCGAAGCCGTACGCGCCAGCATGGGCGCTATTTTTACGCAGCACGTTGCGCAAGCCCCTTGGCCGGATTTTATCGACTGGTTGCGCTCCGGCACCGGACAACTGGTCGGGACCAGTTTGAATACGGATAAAGACTATCAGGCGGTTCGCTATGAAGCGCCGACATTTTTATTGATTGGAAATGAAGCACAAGGGCTACCGCAGGATTATGAAGCCGCTTGCGATGTGCTGGTAAAAATGCCGATGATGGGCAAAGCCGACAGCTTGAATGCGGCGGTCGCCAGCGCTGTCATGGCCTATGAAGTGCTCAACCAGCGGCGCAAATAA
- the truA gene encoding tRNA pseudouridine(38-40) synthase TruA, with product MTRFAITLEYDGRPFMGWQHQDHGPSVQQAVENAIKSITQQEIRVFAAGRTDAGVHALGMRAHFDLETRLTPFRLMEGLNAGLRPHPVAVLACDIVDDEWHARFNCIGRRYVYKITNRRAPLTLDKGQSWQVARPLDAGLMHDAAQILVGQHDFTTFRSTHCQAQSPVKTLDSISVTRFGEEIEVEVAARSFLHHQVRSMVGCLKLVGDGKWTRDDLLNALKAKDRDALGFNAPPDGLYFVDAIYPAS from the coding sequence ATGACCCGGTTCGCGATCACTCTGGAATATGATGGCCGACCGTTCATGGGCTGGCAGCATCAGGATCACGGCCCCAGCGTACAGCAAGCTGTTGAAAACGCTATTAAATCAATAACTCAGCAAGAAATTCGCGTGTTCGCTGCTGGCCGCACAGACGCCGGTGTGCATGCGCTGGGCATGCGCGCCCATTTTGATCTGGAGACGAGGTTGACGCCGTTCCGGTTGATGGAGGGACTTAACGCCGGGCTGCGGCCTCATCCGGTGGCGGTGCTCGCCTGCGACATAGTCGATGATGAGTGGCACGCCCGATTTAACTGCATCGGACGGCGCTATGTCTACAAGATCACCAACCGCCGCGCGCCGCTGACACTGGATAAGGGGCAGAGCTGGCAGGTTGCGCGGCCGCTGGATGCGGGGTTAATGCATGATGCTGCGCAGATATTGGTAGGGCAGCATGATTTCACCACCTTCCGATCAACCCATTGTCAGGCGCAAAGTCCTGTGAAGACGCTCGACAGCATCTCGGTGACACGCTTTGGCGAAGAAATTGAAGTCGAGGTGGCGGCCCGCTCTTTCCTGCATCATCAGGTGCGTTCGATGGTCGGTTGCCTCAAACTGGTCGGTGATGGCAAATGGACACGCGACGATTTGTTGAATGCGTTAAAGGCAAAAGACCGCGATGCGCTGGGCTTTAACGCGCCACCGGATGGGCTCTATTTTGTCGATGCAATTTATCCGGCCAGCTGA